The proteins below are encoded in one region of Rhizobium gallicum bv. gallicum R602sp:
- a CDS encoding ABC transporter permease, with amino-acid sequence MSQRFVPPLDRSLTVPLVLFGVLLVAAAVLSPRLFTATGVGGAIIVAAPLILTTLALTPIVMAGRGSVDLSVGPLMGFVNVTLIGWLSASGYTSPLAVICWVVAVGALYQLLQALIIIYVRVAPIIVTLSSFLVLSGLNLMVMSRPGGVAPDWMMTWGAGTTILSPVLIIVLAAFALWAVMRRTTFYSHLRMTGADERMAYTSGVKVDTVRICAHLLGGVFVGLAALSYTALISSGDPTQGSSYTLQAVTALVLGGANLAGGRGGALGSTLGALNMFLISYLLSAFSFGSVTGFVTQMAFGLILVASLLVNVFMTARRPAF; translated from the coding sequence ATGTCGCAACGTTTTGTTCCTCCGCTCGACAGGTCGCTGACCGTACCGCTCGTTCTTTTCGGAGTGTTGCTCGTCGCCGCAGCCGTGCTCTCGCCGCGGCTGTTCACCGCAACCGGAGTGGGCGGAGCAATCATCGTCGCAGCACCTTTGATCCTCACGACGCTGGCCCTGACACCGATCGTGATGGCAGGCCGCGGTTCGGTCGACCTTTCCGTTGGCCCACTGATGGGTTTCGTGAACGTCACCCTGATAGGCTGGCTCTCGGCAAGTGGTTACACGTCTCCGCTCGCGGTGATTTGCTGGGTGGTGGCAGTCGGCGCACTGTACCAGTTGCTGCAGGCGCTCATCATCATCTACGTCCGGGTCGCCCCCATCATCGTCACCCTTTCCAGCTTCCTCGTCCTTTCAGGTTTGAACCTCATGGTCATGTCAAGGCCGGGCGGCGTTGCGCCGGACTGGATGATGACGTGGGGAGCAGGAACCACGATCTTATCTCCGGTGCTGATCATCGTCCTGGCGGCGTTCGCTCTTTGGGCCGTTATGCGCCGGACCACCTTTTACTCCCACCTCCGCATGACAGGCGCCGACGAACGGATGGCCTACACGAGCGGAGTGAAAGTCGACACCGTACGCATCTGCGCCCATCTCCTCGGCGGCGTCTTCGTCGGCCTTGCCGCGCTCAGCTATACGGCATTGATCTCTTCGGGCGATCCTACCCAGGGAAGCAGCTACACGCTCCAGGCGGTTACCGCCTTGGTGCTCGGTGGCGCAAATTTGGCTGGCGGGAGAGGGGGGGCTTTGGGGTCGACGCTTGGTGCGCTGAACATGTTCCTCATCTCGTACCTGCTTTCCGCCTTCAGTTTCGGAAGCGTGACAGGGTTCGTGACGCAAATGGCTTTCGGCCTGATCCTCGTGGCATCGCTCCTCGTCAACGTATTCATGACGGCCCGGCGCCCGGCTTTCTAG
- a CDS encoding sugar ABC transporter ATP-binding protein, with product MTNDVAVSMTAVAKSFGETKALKTCDFVARAGEVHAIVGENGSGKSTMAKIMSGVIAADAGSVLILGKPITSPVDAKGVGLATIFQEVLVADEASVLDNLFVGSEDMFSFRKSSKERESVAQSLLHRLVGKHVDLRQNVGDLPLSIKQWIVIARAVLRKPKVLILDESSAALDLDATVRLHEEIDRLRSEGCAVIIVTHRIAELVRIADRATILRDGFTVGVLEKSEITEANLLRMMTPQDRQISAAASKSALGLSGDRKEVLSVHGARPQEASQPFDFVLPQGSIVGVAGLDGQGQDAFVRLVARIMSPFGGAVRILNRESTGLVEVNTLDDAANKGIVYVSGDRKREGIFPQQSIFENLAIGIYQKNLGPLGVIRRKKLKQTFAREVERLRVKIGHPDNRITSLSGGNQQKVLIGRAFANDPRVIVLNDPARGVDLNTKRDLYRELRLFAEGGGSVIYLSSEIEEFLGFADRVDVFHKGSIHRSLDGTDINEETILAAMFGRSVAETTEFSKERKAH from the coding sequence ATGACGAATGACGTCGCCGTAAGCATGACGGCCGTGGCCAAATCGTTTGGCGAAACGAAGGCTTTGAAGACATGCGATTTTGTCGCCAGGGCAGGAGAGGTGCACGCGATCGTTGGCGAGAATGGCAGCGGCAAGAGCACCATGGCGAAGATCATGTCCGGAGTTATCGCTGCCGATGCAGGATCTGTCCTGATCCTTGGTAAGCCCATCACCTCGCCAGTCGATGCCAAAGGGGTTGGTCTCGCTACAATCTTCCAGGAAGTCCTTGTCGCCGATGAGGCGAGTGTCCTGGACAACCTTTTCGTGGGAAGCGAGGACATGTTCTCGTTTCGGAAGTCCTCCAAGGAACGTGAAAGCGTTGCGCAAAGCCTTCTGCACCGTCTGGTCGGAAAGCATGTCGATCTCAGGCAGAACGTCGGCGATCTTCCGCTCAGCATCAAGCAATGGATCGTGATTGCCCGAGCCGTTTTGAGGAAACCCAAGGTCCTGATCCTGGACGAGTCCTCGGCTGCACTCGATCTCGACGCGACCGTCCGCCTCCACGAAGAGATCGATCGGCTGCGGTCCGAGGGATGCGCGGTTATCATCGTCACGCACCGCATCGCCGAGCTCGTTCGTATCGCCGATCGGGCGACAATACTGAGAGACGGTTTCACTGTCGGTGTCCTTGAGAAATCCGAGATCACCGAGGCCAACCTCCTGCGCATGATGACCCCTCAAGACCGCCAGATTTCCGCCGCTGCTTCAAAGTCTGCACTGGGCCTGTCAGGTGATCGCAAGGAGGTTCTATCCGTGCATGGTGCGCGCCCCCAGGAGGCATCGCAACCCTTCGACTTCGTCCTTCCGCAGGGATCCATTGTGGGCGTTGCGGGACTGGACGGCCAGGGCCAGGACGCCTTCGTGCGACTGGTCGCAAGGATCATGTCACCGTTCGGAGGAGCGGTCCGGATCCTAAACAGGGAAAGCACCGGTCTCGTCGAAGTCAACACGCTCGACGACGCCGCGAACAAGGGCATTGTGTATGTATCCGGCGACCGGAAGCGGGAAGGAATTTTCCCACAGCAAAGCATTTTCGAGAACCTCGCCATCGGTATCTACCAAAAGAACCTGGGGCCGCTCGGTGTCATCAGGCGGAAAAAGCTGAAGCAGACGTTTGCCCGGGAGGTCGAGCGGCTCCGCGTCAAGATCGGGCACCCGGACAACCGGATTACATCCCTTTCCGGTGGTAACCAGCAGAAGGTCCTGATCGGTCGTGCCTTCGCCAATGATCCCAGAGTGATCGTTCTTAACGACCCTGCTCGGGGCGTGGACCTCAACACCAAGCGCGACCTGTATCGCGAGCTTCGGCTGTTTGCCGAAGGTGGAGGCTCGGTAATCTACCTTTCGAGCGAGATCGAGGAGTTTCTCGGTTTCGCCGATCGCGTCGATGTCTTTCACAAAGGGAGCATCCATCGCTCCCTCGACGGCACCGACATCAACGAAGAAACCATTCTCGCTGCAATGTTCGGCCGCTCGGTTGCCGAAACTACGGAATTCTCCAAAGAGAGAAAGGCACACTGA
- a CDS encoding GFA family protein, whose amino-acid sequence MPILGSCQCKAVQYEVSELDGPMWNCFCQTCRKSHAADHNTAAKVKSENFKLLCGEDVLHSFESSPGKLRWFCSRCGSHVYAERPANPEMKVLRAGTFDTDPGSVPMSNVWLSHARPWLAHDPAKENFEEFP is encoded by the coding sequence ATGCCTATCCTCGGATCTTGCCAATGTAAAGCGGTCCAGTACGAAGTGTCGGAACTGGACGGCCCGATGTGGAACTGCTTTTGCCAGACGTGCAGAAAGTCCCATGCGGCCGATCATAACACTGCCGCCAAGGTGAAGAGTGAGAACTTCAAGCTGCTTTGCGGCGAGGACGTCCTTCACAGCTTTGAGTCGAGCCCGGGGAAACTGAGGTGGTTCTGCTCACGCTGTGGTTCGCACGTTTATGCCGAACGGCCTGCCAACCCGGAGATGAAGGTGCTGCGGGCAGGCACCTTTGACACTGATCCTGGTTCGGTTCCTATGTCCAACGTCTGGCTGTCCCACGCCAGACCGTGGCTTGCTCACGACCCCGCGAAGGAAAACTTCGAAGAGTTCCCGTGA
- a CDS encoding LL-diaminopimelate aminotransferase, which produces MRNQKLEFHKIQRLPPYVFDQVNRLKTSARAAGADIIDLGMGNPDLPTPKWVVDKLCEAVQHPRTHRYSASKGIIGLRRAQAAYYARRFNVKLDPDTQVVATLGSKEGFANMAQAITAPGDVILCPNPSYPIHTFGFLMAGGVIRSVPVEPDETFFQPLEMAVRHSVPKPLALIISYPSNPTARVATLDFYKDVIAFAKKHDLIVLSDIAYAEIYFDGPPPSVLEVPGAIDVAVEFSSMSKTFSMPGWRVGFAVGNERLIRALTRVKSYLDYGAFTPIQVAAAYALNSDGEDAARARDIYKTRRDTLVKTFADAGFDVPAPAATMFAWAKIPPDFRHLGSLEFSKLVLEKAQVAISPGIGFGEMGDEYVRLAFVENEDRIRQAARNLKRWLSPSARLPQHDRAMKGF; this is translated from the coding sequence ATGAGGAACCAGAAGTTGGAATTCCACAAGATACAGCGTTTGCCCCCATACGTCTTCGACCAGGTGAACCGCCTCAAGACCAGCGCGCGCGCGGCCGGAGCCGACATCATCGATCTTGGAATGGGCAATCCCGATCTTCCCACGCCAAAATGGGTTGTGGACAAGCTATGCGAAGCGGTGCAGCACCCGCGCACGCACCGCTATTCGGCTTCCAAGGGCATTATCGGGCTTCGCCGCGCCCAGGCTGCGTATTACGCCCGCCGGTTTAATGTGAAGCTTGATCCGGATACCCAGGTTGTTGCGACGCTCGGGTCCAAAGAGGGGTTTGCGAACATGGCACAGGCCATAACCGCCCCCGGGGATGTCATTCTCTGTCCGAACCCTTCCTATCCGATCCATACGTTTGGATTTCTCATGGCAGGGGGCGTGATAAGGTCGGTACCGGTCGAGCCGGATGAGACCTTCTTCCAGCCTCTCGAAATGGCAGTGCGGCATTCGGTACCGAAGCCCCTTGCGCTCATCATAAGCTACCCGTCGAACCCCACTGCTCGCGTCGCGACGCTCGACTTCTATAAGGACGTCATCGCCTTCGCGAAGAAGCACGATCTCATCGTTCTGTCGGATATCGCCTACGCTGAAATCTATTTCGACGGTCCGCCGCCGTCTGTTCTCGAAGTCCCCGGCGCGATCGACGTGGCCGTCGAATTCTCCTCGATGTCGAAGACATTCTCTATGCCCGGTTGGCGCGTTGGGTTTGCGGTGGGCAACGAACGGCTCATCCGAGCGTTGACGCGCGTGAAATCGTACCTGGACTACGGAGCATTTACGCCGATCCAGGTCGCCGCCGCCTATGCCCTAAACTCGGACGGGGAGGACGCCGCGCGGGCCCGAGACATCTACAAGACGCGCAGAGATACACTGGTCAAGACATTTGCCGATGCCGGGTTCGACGTTCCAGCTCCTGCGGCGACGATGTTCGCATGGGCCAAGATACCGCCGGATTTTCGACACCTTGGCTCGCTGGAGTTTTCGAAACTCGTGCTCGAGAAGGCACAGGTCGCGATTTCGCCCGGTATCGGTTTTGGCGAGATGGGTGACGAATACGTACGGCTGGCTTTCGTGGAGAACGAAGACAGAATCCGGCAGGCTGCACGGAACCTGAAGCGGTGGCTTTCTCCGAGCGCACGACTGCCACAACACGATAGAGCGATGAAAGGATTTTGA
- a CDS encoding ABC transporter substrate-binding protein has product MLKKVYTALSVIIGLGLMTTAAFADGLDSLPPDQKKLYELLDPAIPLGGTPLKDFVAKRPPPWKIGYASTYAGNTWRAQILTEMNEVLLPKYKEAGLVSELVVTQSDLKDATQIQQMRQMVDDGVDAIIICCSNVTAINQTIEYAHSKGVPVFSFSGYVTSPYAINATENNTQGGYTAAKWLAEEIGGKGNVLTVSGIPGFASSDSFNVGAKKAFDEYKDITVVGDVAGKWTDQVAQVEVQKFLATNPTEIAGILVQSASENGVVNAVQQSGRDMMPIVLGGEASAACYWRNNPDFISKSFHFWPPRADARLVWDVMMRTLQGQGPKIQSILRPALPYTIDDVKEAIPEDCDPNSTAWIEPKGDAWWPADVAAQYFERPEDPLAWRPKK; this is encoded by the coding sequence ATGCTGAAGAAGGTTTACACCGCATTGAGCGTGATCATCGGGCTAGGCCTGATGACCACCGCCGCATTCGCGGACGGCTTAGACTCGCTACCACCGGACCAGAAGAAGCTCTACGAGCTCTTGGACCCGGCAATTCCCCTCGGCGGTACGCCGCTCAAGGATTTTGTTGCCAAGCGGCCGCCGCCGTGGAAAATCGGCTACGCGTCCACTTATGCCGGCAACACGTGGCGTGCCCAGATCCTCACTGAAATGAACGAGGTTCTGCTTCCGAAATACAAGGAGGCTGGACTGGTATCTGAGCTTGTCGTCACGCAGTCCGACCTGAAGGACGCGACGCAAATCCAGCAGATGCGCCAGATGGTCGACGACGGCGTCGATGCCATCATCATCTGCTGCTCGAACGTGACTGCCATCAACCAGACCATCGAATACGCGCACTCCAAGGGCGTCCCAGTGTTCTCCTTCTCGGGTTACGTGACATCGCCCTACGCGATCAACGCGACCGAAAACAACACCCAGGGCGGCTACACGGCCGCGAAATGGCTGGCGGAGGAAATCGGCGGCAAGGGCAACGTGCTGACGGTCTCGGGCATTCCGGGCTTCGCATCGTCGGACAGCTTCAATGTCGGTGCCAAGAAGGCGTTCGACGAGTACAAGGACATCACCGTCGTGGGCGATGTCGCTGGCAAGTGGACCGATCAGGTCGCCCAGGTCGAAGTCCAGAAATTCCTCGCGACGAACCCCACCGAAATCGCAGGTATCCTCGTCCAGTCGGCGTCGGAAAACGGTGTGGTCAACGCGGTCCAGCAGTCCGGCCGCGACATGATGCCAATCGTTCTCGGCGGCGAGGCGTCGGCGGCGTGCTACTGGCGCAACAATCCCGACTTCATCAGCAAGAGCTTCCACTTCTGGCCGCCGCGGGCCGACGCTCGCCTGGTGTGGGACGTGATGATGCGGACGCTCCAAGGCCAGGGGCCGAAGATCCAGTCGATCCTGCGACCGGCTCTTCCCTACACGATCGACGATGTGAAGGAAGCAATTCCGGAAGATTGCGATCCGAACTCCACGGCGTGGATCGAGCCTAAGGGCGATGCATGGTGGCCCGCGGACGTAGCAGCACAGTACTTCGAGCGCCCGGAAGATCCGCTGGCCTGGCGGCCGAAGAAGTAA
- a CDS encoding LLM class flavin-dependent oxidoreductase: MTTSDDFRAAGNPMFNGNKLKLGVFGTNCSSACAITTAESTFEPTFEHNVEIAKKLEAAGWECMVPIARWRGFGGPTNFNGVNMDTFTWAAALAAVTTKLQFFSTTHIPTLNPIVATKMATTIDNISKGRYGLNLVTGWFTPEMEMFGVPMMEHDTRYEYATEWMEIVDTLWKKNGVTYDGQFLKVKDAFSEPKPYNKEAGRPVLICAGSSGKGLHFTAKFCDFNFGFMQDMESGTAWVKKVKELAREEYKRELGTFTACPVVVRETEKEAQDYYDYYVNQKGDWEACENICEVLQVQSQNHSAEMYQKFKERFIAGWGGYPIVGTPEQVADKLVALSNTGVDGALLTMVDYNEELPFFNDRVMPLLKQAGLRN; this comes from the coding sequence ATGACGACCAGCGATGATTTCCGCGCCGCCGGAAACCCTATGTTTAACGGCAACAAGCTAAAACTTGGCGTATTTGGAACAAATTGTTCGAGCGCTTGCGCCATCACCACCGCGGAATCGACGTTCGAACCGACTTTCGAACACAATGTCGAAATTGCCAAAAAGCTCGAAGCGGCTGGGTGGGAATGCATGGTGCCGATCGCCCGGTGGCGCGGTTTCGGCGGGCCGACGAACTTCAACGGCGTGAACATGGACACGTTCACGTGGGCCGCGGCCCTGGCTGCCGTGACCACGAAGCTGCAGTTTTTCTCGACGACGCATATCCCGACCCTGAACCCGATCGTCGCGACGAAGATGGCGACGACGATCGACAATATTTCGAAGGGCAGATACGGCCTGAACCTGGTGACGGGTTGGTTTACCCCGGAAATGGAGATGTTCGGCGTTCCTATGATGGAGCACGACACCCGTTACGAATATGCCACCGAATGGATGGAAATCGTTGACACCTTGTGGAAGAAGAACGGTGTCACCTATGACGGCCAGTTCCTCAAGGTGAAAGACGCGTTCAGCGAGCCGAAGCCCTACAACAAGGAGGCGGGCCGCCCGGTCCTCATTTGCGCCGGCTCCTCGGGCAAGGGCCTGCACTTCACCGCGAAGTTCTGCGACTTCAACTTCGGCTTCATGCAGGACATGGAATCGGGCACAGCCTGGGTGAAGAAGGTGAAGGAGCTAGCTCGCGAGGAATACAAGCGCGAACTCGGAACCTTCACCGCGTGCCCGGTCGTCGTTCGCGAGACCGAAAAGGAAGCCCAGGACTACTATGACTACTACGTGAACCAGAAAGGCGACTGGGAAGCCTGCGAAAACATCTGCGAGGTTCTTCAGGTTCAGTCACAGAACCACTCGGCGGAGATGTACCAGAAGTTCAAGGAGCGCTTTATCGCTGGCTGGGGCGGCTACCCGATCGTCGGAACGCCGGAACAAGTCGCCGACAAGCTCGTCGCATTGAGCAATACCGGCGTCGACGGCGCGCTTCTCACGATGGTCGACTACAACGAAGAGCTGCCGTTCTTCAACGACCGCGTGATGCCCCTGCTGAAACAGGCTGGCCTCCGAAACTGA
- a CDS encoding carboxymuconolactone decarboxylase family protein: MTIATDVKSQVNGRPVSERFEKGLQTRREVLGGAYVDASVNKATEFNWPMQELVTEYCWNEIWNRPGLDRRSRSLLNLGMISALNRPHELKLHVRGAINNGLSKDELREVFLQVAIYCGVPAAIDSFRVAQEVFEDMGI, translated from the coding sequence GTGACTATTGCCACCGATGTGAAATCGCAAGTGAATGGGCGTCCCGTCAGTGAACGGTTCGAGAAGGGTCTGCAGACCCGTCGGGAGGTTCTTGGCGGTGCATATGTCGACGCTTCGGTAAACAAGGCGACGGAGTTCAACTGGCCGATGCAGGAGCTTGTCACCGAGTATTGCTGGAACGAGATCTGGAACAGGCCCGGCCTCGACCGCCGGTCACGCAGCCTTCTCAATCTGGGCATGATTTCCGCCCTTAACCGCCCCCACGAGTTGAAATTGCACGTTCGCGGCGCGATCAATAACGGCCTCAGCAAGGACGAGCTTCGCGAAGTCTTCCTTCAGGTCGCAATCTATTGCGGCGTGCCGGCGGCGATCGACAGTTTCCGCGTCGCGCAGGAAGTCTTCGAGGACATGGGCATCTGA
- a CDS encoding flavin reductase family protein, which produces MAGAEIAAQAAFKTALRRFTSTICLITTEWEGARYGMAATAVQSVTADPPTLLVCINQSASISGPLKLTGKFAVNMLHLSHAPLVPLFSGKLKGEERFAHGEWIAAGGVPILADAQAAFVCSLNSAVTVGTHDVVLGEVIEARFIENIAPLLYEDGKLVRSAALIDAAA; this is translated from the coding sequence ATGGCTGGTGCTGAAATAGCAGCGCAAGCGGCGTTCAAGACCGCTTTGCGCCGGTTCACATCGACAATTTGCCTGATCACAACGGAATGGGAAGGTGCCCGTTACGGCATGGCTGCAACCGCCGTCCAGTCGGTGACGGCTGACCCGCCGACCCTCCTGGTTTGCATCAACCAATCTGCTTCGATCAGCGGCCCACTCAAGCTTACGGGAAAATTCGCGGTCAACATGCTGCATCTTAGCCATGCGCCTTTGGTTCCGCTGTTCAGTGGAAAGCTGAAGGGAGAGGAGAGGTTTGCGCATGGTGAGTGGATCGCGGCTGGGGGAGTACCCATCCTTGCCGACGCCCAGGCAGCATTCGTTTGCAGCCTCAACTCCGCCGTTACCGTCGGCACCCATGACGTCGTTCTCGGCGAAGTCATCGAGGCCCGGTTTATCGAGAATATTGCCCCGCTTCTCTACGAGGACGGGAAATTGGTTCGATCGGCAGCGCTGATCGATGCTGCCGCCTGA
- a CDS encoding SDR family oxidoreductase gives MDLESKVCVVTGAGSGIGRATAELFARQGAKVGVVDVNIDAARDVAREMGTGAIALKADVSLSAEVEAMVRSVKEKWGRIDVLVNNAGFGMTGNVTTIAESDWDRIMAVNVKGIFLCSKYVVPIMAEQGSGSIINTTSYTAVSAIANRTAYVASKGAISALTRAMALDHAKDGIRVNAVAPGTIDSPYFTKIFAEAADPQALREDFNARAALHRMGDPEEIAEAMLFLASDRSRFATGSTLTVDGGSSIGNHLVR, from the coding sequence ATGGATCTGGAATCGAAAGTATGTGTGGTGACCGGGGCTGGCAGCGGGATCGGGCGCGCAACAGCTGAACTGTTTGCGCGCCAGGGCGCTAAGGTTGGCGTCGTCGACGTCAACATCGATGCCGCACGAGACGTCGCGCGAGAAATGGGGACAGGTGCGATCGCGTTAAAGGCCGATGTGTCTTTGTCCGCCGAAGTCGAGGCGATGGTTAGGTCAGTTAAGGAAAAATGGGGGCGTATCGACGTTCTCGTCAACAACGCGGGGTTCGGAATGACCGGAAACGTCACGACCATCGCCGAATCCGACTGGGACCGGATCATGGCGGTGAACGTGAAGGGGATATTCCTATGCTCGAAATACGTGGTTCCCATTATGGCGGAACAGGGCAGCGGATCCATTATTAACACGACCTCATACACGGCCGTGTCAGCCATCGCTAACCGCACGGCCTACGTGGCGTCGAAAGGCGCGATCTCGGCACTCACGAGAGCCATGGCACTGGACCACGCAAAAGACGGGATCCGCGTCAACGCTGTCGCCCCCGGAACGATCGACTCGCCCTATTTCACCAAGATTTTCGCCGAAGCGGCAGACCCGCAAGCCCTGCGGGAAGACTTCAACGCCCGTGCAGCCCTGCACCGGATGGGCGACCCGGAAGAGATCGCCGAGGCGATGCTTTTTCTAGCTTCGGACCGCTCGCGGTTTGCGACCGGAAGCACTCTCACCGTCGACGGAGGATCGTCGATCGGGAACCACTTGGTGCGCTAA
- a CDS encoding alpha/beta fold hydrolase, whose protein sequence is MGTFNKLRSRIAEALGDRELPRLTPDLTMDIAFYVGDQVIALNFAEGGAAISGESDDPQVTVRATADAWEQLLMTPPPATFHSFTALQLANPLFEIAGSPLALAKARPALERVIELVVTSPEMKAEHAQRDLRQIRGQYAVVDIDDVPHEIYYEEAGEGVPVLFLHTAGADSRQFLPQLADTELAKNYRLIAVDLPFHGRSMPPLTWDGAPYKLTASLYLKWCTAILEQVVREKAIVAGGSMGAAMSLVLAAERPEHVLGIVAIEPPFRSKGRRNPYQHNVNVHGSLHNSAYVRGIMSPLSPAGERRRSSWIYSQGAPGVYPGDLSFYSDEFDGAVTAPRIDPSRAPVALLSGDYDYSATPADGARLAELIPGCLHLVMDGLGHFPMCEHPNFFRSYLVKGLEFVRQAAR, encoded by the coding sequence TTGGGCACTTTTAATAAATTGCGGTCCCGCATAGCGGAGGCTCTTGGGGATCGGGAATTGCCCCGGCTCACTCCGGACCTGACAATGGACATCGCCTTTTACGTCGGCGATCAGGTGATCGCCCTCAATTTCGCTGAAGGCGGCGCGGCGATCTCGGGGGAAAGCGATGACCCCCAGGTGACAGTGAGGGCCACTGCGGACGCCTGGGAGCAGCTTCTGATGACGCCGCCGCCCGCCACCTTTCACTCCTTCACGGCGTTACAGCTTGCAAACCCTCTCTTCGAGATCGCCGGCTCACCGCTCGCCCTCGCGAAAGCACGCCCGGCTCTGGAACGGGTGATTGAGCTCGTCGTAACGTCCCCCGAGATGAAAGCGGAGCATGCGCAACGCGACCTGCGTCAAATCCGGGGGCAGTATGCCGTCGTCGATATCGATGACGTCCCCCATGAAATATATTACGAAGAAGCAGGCGAGGGGGTGCCGGTCCTGTTTCTCCACACCGCCGGAGCGGATAGCCGCCAATTCTTGCCTCAGCTGGCGGACACCGAGCTTGCGAAAAACTACAGGCTGATCGCGGTTGACCTACCATTCCACGGTCGGTCCATGCCGCCGCTGACATGGGACGGCGCACCCTACAAGCTCACGGCATCGCTGTACCTGAAATGGTGCACGGCCATACTCGAACAGGTGGTTCGCGAAAAGGCGATTGTCGCGGGTGGGTCCATGGGCGCGGCAATGTCGCTGGTTCTCGCCGCGGAACGGCCGGAGCATGTCCTCGGGATCGTGGCGATCGAGCCACCTTTCCGCTCCAAGGGACGCCGGAACCCATACCAGCACAACGTAAACGTACACGGCTCACTTCATAACTCGGCGTATGTCAGAGGGATCATGAGCCCACTCAGCCCCGCAGGGGAGCGCAGGAGGTCAAGCTGGATCTATTCGCAGGGAGCACCCGGAGTTTACCCAGGCGATCTTTCCTTCTACAGCGACGAGTTCGACGGAGCAGTGACAGCTCCCCGGATTGACCCGTCGCGCGCCCCGGTGGCGCTGCTCTCGGGCGACTATGACTACTCAGCCACTCCGGCGGATGGGGCCAGGCTCGCCGAACTTATTCCGGGATGCCTCCACCTCGTCATGGATGGGCTGGGTCATTTCCCCATGTGCGAACACCCGAATTTCTTTCGGAGCTATCTTGTAAAAGGGCTCGAGTTCGTACGGCAAGCCGCGCGCTAA
- a CDS encoding GntR family transcriptional regulator produces MGDMDLQIARQSATLRTQVEDKLRQAISSGRFKPGQRLVERELCESIGVGRTSIREALRQLEAEGLITSYPHRGPVVSTITYEEAAQLYSVRALLESYAGKEFAENGTAQDIHTLNEAVAEFAEAAASGGGSRLIKAKTAFYDCLMQGSGNVFVKQMLTSLHNRVTLLRMTSMTQPGRLNHSVEEIKEIAAAITDRNGAKAAAACKYHIDMAAKVALDYLRKTSENDGD; encoded by the coding sequence ATGGGTGATATGGATTTACAGATTGCACGACAGAGTGCCACATTGCGCACTCAGGTAGAAGATAAACTGCGGCAGGCGATATCAAGCGGTCGTTTCAAGCCGGGTCAGCGCCTCGTTGAGCGAGAACTCTGCGAGTCGATCGGTGTAGGACGGACATCAATCCGCGAGGCGCTTCGACAACTCGAGGCCGAGGGCCTCATTACCAGCTATCCGCACCGCGGTCCCGTCGTCAGCACTATCACTTACGAAGAAGCCGCTCAGCTCTACAGCGTCAGGGCTTTGCTAGAGAGCTATGCCGGAAAGGAATTCGCTGAAAACGGAACCGCCCAGGATATCCATACACTCAATGAGGCGGTTGCTGAGTTTGCGGAAGCGGCGGCAAGCGGCGGTGGGAGCAGGCTCATCAAGGCGAAAACCGCGTTTTACGATTGCCTGATGCAAGGGAGTGGAAACGTCTTCGTCAAGCAAATGCTGACATCGCTCCACAATCGGGTGACTCTCCTGCGCATGACGTCGATGACGCAGCCGGGGCGCTTGAACCACAGTGTGGAAGAGATAAAGGAGATCGCTGCGGCCATTACTGACCGAAACGGAGCGAAAGCCGCCGCAGCCTGCAAGTACCACATCGATATGGCGGCTAAAGTCGCACTGGACTACCTTCGTAAAACCTCCGAAAACGACGGCGATTGA